A window from Zingiber officinale cultivar Zhangliang chromosome 7A, Zo_v1.1, whole genome shotgun sequence encodes these proteins:
- the LOC122002189 gene encoding brassinosteroid-responsive RING protein 1-like, which yields MVDYCCASLVLLRFLKHAVFLLSLVTKWFLSPCYDAWWPNSSSPERDGKGTEARERHRAAARAVRTALGVATYGELVADQEAAGFCAVCLCRVGPRDRVRELRSCRHVFHMRCLDRWLDHDERLSCPLCRATLLDLRGASVQPPPPAQPSWAVERLLYLFGDDVLLADPHQS from the coding sequence ATGGTGGATTACTGCTGCGCTAGTCTTGTCCTGCTTCGATTCCTTAAGCATGCCGTCTTCTTATTATCTCTTGTAACGAAATGGTTCCTTTCCCCCTGCTACGACGCCTGGTGGCCTAATTCTTCTTCGCCGGAGAGAGACGGAAAAGGAACCGAGGCCAGGGAACGGCACCGCGCAGCCGCCCGGGCTGTGCGGACGGCCCTTGGGGTCGCCACCTACGGCGAACTGGTGGCCGATCAGGAAGCGGCGGGCTTTTGCGCCGTGTGCCTTTGCAGGGTGGGGCCCCGCGACCGCGTGCGCGAGCTGCGCAGCTGCCGGCACGTGTTCCACATGCGGTGCCTCGACCGATGGCTCGACCACGACGAGCGCCTCAGCTGCCCGCTCTGCCGCGCGACGCTCCTCGACCTGCGAGGGGCGTCGGTTCAGCCGCCGCCGCCGGCGCAGCCCAGCTGGGCAGTCGAGCGCCTGCTATACCTATTCGGGGATGACGTCCTCCTGGCTGATCCTCATCAGTCATAG